A stretch of the Musa acuminata AAA Group cultivar baxijiao chromosome BXJ2-7, Cavendish_Baxijiao_AAA, whole genome shotgun sequence genome encodes the following:
- the LOC103992982 gene encoding pyruvate kinase, cytosolic isozyme-like has product MIERLLRAGMKVARFNFSHGSHEYHQETLHNLRAAMEITGIPCAIMLDTKGPEIRTGFLRDGKPIQLKKGQELIISTDYGIRGDENMISMSYNKLAEDLKPDGVILCADGTITLTVLSSDSSSGLVRCRCENSALLGERKNVNLPGVVVDLPTLTEKDKEDMLRWGVPNKIDIIALSFVRKGSDVIEARKLLGDHAKSIVLMSKVENQEGVANFDDILAKSDAFMVARGDLGMEIPIEKIVYAQKLMIYKCNVQGKPVVTATQMLESMIESPRPTRAESTDVANAVLDGTDCVMLSGETAAGVHPDLAVETMAKICLEAESYLDCGAVFEQLMAAAPAPTSPLESLASSAVLTARSARAVLIIGLTRGGTTGKLVAKYRPPVPILSIVVPEITTDSFDWFCSDEAPARHGLVVRGLIPVLSGGMTKATHPETIEEALEFAMQHAKAAGLCEQGDAVVALHRMGSASVFKLLTIK; this is encoded by the exons ATGATCGAGCGGCTCCTGAGAGCGGGCATGAAAGTGGCCCGCTTCAACTTCTCCCACGGCTCCCACGAGTACCACCAGGAGACGCTGCACAACCTGAGGGCCGCCATGGAGATCACCGGCATCCCCTGCGCCATCATGCTCGACACCAAG GGTCCTGAGATCCGAACTGGTTTTCTGAGGGATGGCAAGCCCATCCAGCTGAAGAAGGGACAAGAGTTGATCATCTCTACCGATTACGGCATCCGAGGCGACGAGAACATGATCTCCATGAGCTACAACAAGTTGGCTGAAGACCTGAAACCAGATGGCGTTATACTCTGCGCTGATGGGACGATCACGCTCACCGTGCTGTCCTCCGACAGCAGTTCAGGCCTGGTGCGCTGTCGCTGCGAGAACTCCGCTCTTCTTGGAGAGAGGAAGAACGTCAATCTTCCAGGCGTCGTCGTAGATCTTCCTACGCTTACCGAGAAGGACAAGGAAGACATGTTGCGATGGGGCGTCCCCAATAAGATCGACATCATCGCTCTGTCTTTTGTGAGGAAAGGATCCGACGTTATCGAAGCCAGGAAGCTGCTCGGCGACCATGCGAAGTCCATCGTGCTAATGTCCAAGGTCGAGAACCAGGAAGGCGTGGCTAACTTCGACGACATTCTCGCCAAGTCCGACGCCTTCATGGTTGCTCGAGGTGATCTGGGGATGGAGATCCCGATCGAGAAGATCGTCTACGCGCAGAAGTTGATGATCTACAAGTGCAACGTGCAAGGGAAGCCGGTGGTGACGGCGACTCAGATGCTGGAGTCCATGATCGAGTCCCCTCGTCCCACGCGGGCGGAGTCGACCGACGTGGCCAACGCGGTTCTCGACGGCACCGACTGCGTCATGCTCAGCGGAGAGACGGCAGCGGGCGTTCACCCTGACTTAGCCGTGGAGACGATGGCAAAGATATGCCTCGAAGCAGAGTCCTACCTCGACTGCGGTGCTGTCTTCGAGCAACTCATGGCGGCGGCGCCTGCTCCCACGAGCCCCTTGGAGAGTCTCGCCTCGTCCGCAGTCCTAACAGCTCGCTCGGCGAGGGCGGTTCTCATCATCGGTCTCACCAGGGGAGGAACCACCGGGAAGCTGGTGGCGAAGTACAGACCACCAGTGCCGATCTTATCGATTGTGGTTCCGGAGATAACGACGGACTCATTCGACTGGTTCTGCAGCGACGAGGCTCCGGCGAGGCACGGCTTGGTAGTCAGAGGGCTGATTCCGGTGTTGAGCGGCGGAATGACGAAAGCCACGCACCCAGAGACCATCGAAGAAGCGCTCGAGTTCGCCATGCAGCACGCGAAAGCTGCGGGCCTCTGCGAACAGGGCGATGCTGTCGTCGCACTGCACCGCATGGGATCTGCTTCGGTCTTCAAGCTTTTAACCATCAAATGA